One region of Armigeres subalbatus isolate Guangzhou_Male chromosome 3, GZ_Asu_2, whole genome shotgun sequence genomic DNA includes:
- the LOC134221882 gene encoding uncharacterized protein K02A2.6-like → MRATQRDPCDENVDNETSSPTIPYIAPLTAPCTSFPAPSTSGGAIRWENIKPFPKSVPATKMWEAWTRFLEDFEMAISISNLSDPKRRVELLLLSMGDELKSIVRAAKLRPSADVTNCYSQFIRNIDQYLKAMTDPAAEHEDFSKMFQEEGESAVKFHARLTEKVLLCDYSPDDQERFVRTQLLRGLRNQEIRKAARTYGHDSNTIVQAATRAEAFQAEIPIPRAETNALAASNREFRNIQGQYKRVPTIHQMRYPTKKFKYDRPPASQQGAGLSRRYRCPRCFRPVHRNGVCPALGKLCNACGQRGHFAVACRVDHVNTVKGEHPEIPVEDNENEQFINALSLQDVLVDCRIGSSCPIKFLIDSGADVNVVGGADWQKLKEQVSLGKATLVQNPTVHGTNLCAYATNKPMQVKCSFRATVETVGITKPIVTADFLVVEEGRRSLLGRATAGDMNLLKVGEMINTCEKSTTFPKMPGVKIRFNIDRTVPPVRNAYYNIPAAYREEARRRLEQMEKRGIIERVTTAPQWISGMSAVPKGNTDFRLVVNMRAPNKAIQREYFRLPLIDEMKVKLHGSKFFTKLDLSDAFYHLELSEESRELTTFLSENGMYRYTRLMFGVNCAPEVFQREMTRILKDVKNKIVYIDDILLFADTIEKLRTTVAQVLKILRANNLTLNASKCEFDRTRVSFLGHEMSEDGFNIEASKVKDIQRFRHPSTSSELRSFLGLASFISPYIKNFAEISSPLWSVSTALKWSWGKEQENAFELVKKSIIDSTTALGFFSELDKTILYTDASPNALGAVLVQVNSEGVPRIISFASKSLTITEKKYAQNQREALSAVWAVEHFSYFLLGRYFILRTDAQGMTFILNRSREESKRALTRADGWALRLSPYNYDVEYIKGHDNIADPSSRLYCGEDDAFNEEISPWEVCHLDLSTIEFLTEEEIREYTKKDDILMQVIRAMEEQTWPRNLTRFKSFASDLAFTDGILVKNGCIVIPQPLREKTLEIAHAGHPLEAKLKSILRRRVWWPGMTTDAENWVKSCAICAVNGRPERPPPMRRAFAPKGVWETIAIDFNGPYLKLGGILILVVIDLRSRYAIARPVKSTKFEHTKAVLDSIFEREGFPRAIKSDNGPPFNGEDYAKYCAERGIKTIFSTPFYPQQNGLVEGFMKVINKAMSAALSTEANYQKELQAAVQAYNAADHSITKMPPEEVLSGRKIKRGLPLLNYGRTGHDEQLLDKRDRDAKIVSKGREDVRRGARASQVKPGDTVIVERHSRAKGESRFSSKRYTVIEEHNGSLVLCDADGQQLKRHVSQTKTVREWRGTTSSDGRGTTSSRERGITSSEVTSNDQDLELSGDNRRKRPQREKRPPNYLSDFALTIEKTLSSE, encoded by the exons ATGAGGGCTACACAACGAGATCCATGCGACGAAAATGTGGACAACGAGACAAGTTCGCCGACCATACCGTACATCGCGCCTTTGACCGCTCCTTGCACCTCATTTCCTGCTCCATCCACCAGTGGAGGGGCCATTCGGTGGGAAAACATCAAGCCTTTCCCAAAAAGTGTACCGGCTACCAAGATGTGGGAGGCGTGGACTCGCTTCCTGGAGGACTTTGAAATGGCAATTTCAATTTCTAACCTCAGTGATCCAAAACGTCGTGTCGAGCTACTCTTACTGTCCATGGGTGATGAGCTAAAGAGTATTGTGCGAGCGGCAAAACTACGACCATCCGCGGATGTTACAAACTGCTACAGTCAATTTATCCGTAACATCGACCAGTATCTGAAAGCCATGACAGATCCGGCAGCTGAGCACgaggatttttcaaaaatgtttcaaGAAGAGGGTGAATCTGCGGTTAAGTTTCATGCTCGACTCACTGAGAAAGTGCTCCTGTGTGACTACAGCCCGGATGATCAGGAACGGTTTGTACGTACGCAGCTTTTGAGAGGTCTACGGAACCAGGAAATCAGAAAAGCAGCACGAACATACGGTCACGACTCTAATACGATTGTCCAAGCAGCTACGCGAGCTGAAGCGTTTCAAGCAGAAATTCCAATCCCTAGGGCTGAGACGAATGCCCTAGCCGCAAGTAACAGAGAATTCCGGAACATCCAAGGTCAGTACAAACGAGTGCCTACGATTCATCAGATGAGATATCCAACGAAGAAGTTCAAGTATGACAGACCACCAGCAAGTCAGCAGGGAGCGGGCTTAAGTCGTCGCTACAGATGTCCCAGGTGTTTCAGACCTGTTCACAGAAACGGAGTATGTCCAGCACTGGGAAAGTTATGCAATGCTTGCGGACAGCGAGGCCACTTCGCCGTGGCATGCCGTGTGGACCATGTTAACACAGTAAAGGGCgaacatccagaaattcctgtggaagATAACGAAAATGAGCAG tttatcAATGCTCTATCCCTTCAAGATGTTCTTGTGGACTGTCGTATCGGTTCGTCATGCCCGATCAAATTTCTGATCGATAGTGGAGCAGATGTGAATGTCGTAGGAGGCGCGGACTGGCAAAAGTTGAAGGAGCAAGTTTCGTTGGGAAAAGCAACACTTGTGCAAAACCCAACTGTGCATGGCACCAACCTATGTGCTTATGCGACGAACAAGCCCATGCAAGTAAAATGCAGTTTCCGAGCCACGGTGGAGACAGTCGGGATAACAAAACCGATTGTTACGGCCGATTTTCTAGTCgtagaagaaggtagaaggtcCTTGTTAGGCAGAGCCACGGCTGGTGACATGAACTTATTGAAGGTAGGAGAAATGATAAACACATGCGAGAAATCTACAACGTTTCCTAAAATGCCTGGCGTAAAAATAAGATTCAACATAGATCGAACTGTCCCTCCAGTTCGGAATGCATACTACAACATCCCAGCCGCCTACCGTGAGGAAGCCCGTCGGCGGCTAGAACAAATGGAAAAGAGAGGGATTATCGAGAGAGTAACGACGGCTCCACAATGGATCAGTGGTATGTCCGCCGTGCCGAAGGGTAACACTGATTTCCGTTTGGTGGTTAACATGAGGGCTCCAAACAAAGCCATCCAGCGGGAGTATTTCCGGTTACCACTAATCGATGAAATGAAAGTTAAACTGCATGGTTCTAAGTTTTTTACTAAGCTTGACTTATCAGATGCATTTTATCATTTGGAGTTGAGTGAAGAATCACGTGAATTAACTACATTTCTGTCGGAGAACGGAATGTACCGTTACACACGTCTGATGTTTGGTGTTAATTGCGCACCAGAAGTGTTTCAACGCGAGATGACACGTATTCTGAAGGATGTTAAGAATAAGATAGTTTATATTGATGACATCCTACTATTCGCAGACACTATCGAGAAACTCAGAACTACAGTAGCACAAGTTCTAAAAATACTAAGGGCTAATAACCTTACCCTCAATGCGTCAAAGTGCGAATTCGATCGAACGCGTGTCAGCTTCCTGGGGCACGAAATGAGCGAAGATGGTTTCAACATCGAAGCGTCGAAGGTTAAAGATATTCAGCGATTCCGACATCCTTCCACGTCCTCGGAACTTCGAAGCTTTCTCGGTCTAGCTTCTTTTATAAGTCCATACATCAAGAACTTTGCAGAAATATCGTCACCCTTGTGGTCAGTGTCAACAGCGCTGAAATGGAGCTGGGGTAAAGAGCAGGAAAACGCTTTCGAGCTCGTGAAGAAAAGCATTATCGATTCAACGACAGCGCTGGGCTTCTTTTCGGAATTAGACAAAACCATCCTATACACCGATGCATCCCCTAATGCATTAGGTGCCGTGTTGGTGCAAGTGAATAGCGAAGGTGTTCCACGAATTATTAGCTTCGCTTCTAAATCGCTAACGATTACCGAGAAAAAGTACGCCCAAAACCAGCGGGAGGCGCTAAGCGCAGTTTGGGCGGTGGAGCATTTCTCCTACTTTTTGCTAGGCAGGTATTTTATTCTGCGGACCGATGCTCAAGGAATGACGTTCATCCTGAATAGGTCTCGAGAGGAATCAAAGAGAGCACTTACAAGAGCGGACGGCTGGGCTTTACGTCTGAGCCCTTACAATTACGATGTAGAGTACATTAAAGGACATGATAATATAGCAGATCCCTCATCGCGGCTGTATTGTGGGGAAGACGATGCGTTCAACGAAGAGATAAGCCCATGGGAAGTCTGCCACTTAGATCTAAGCACCATCGAATTTCTAACGGAAGAAGAGATTCGAGAGTACACGAAGAAAGATGACATCCTAATGCAG GTGATTCGTGCCATGGAGGAGCAAACGTGGCCAAGAAACCTTACACGATTTAAATCCTTTGCAAGCGACCTAGCTTTCACCGACGGAATCCTGGTGAAAAATGGATGCATAGTAATTCCTCAGCCTCTTCGGGAGAAAACGTTGGAGATAGCCCATGCAGGTCACCCGCTTGAAGCCAAATTGAAGAGCATTCTACGCAGGCGCGTATGGTGGCCGGGCATGACAACCGACGCAGAAAACTGGGTGAAGTCTTGTGCTATCTGTGCTGTAAATGGCCGTCCAGAGCGGCCACCTCCGATGCGAAGAGCCTTTGCCCCGAAGGGTGTATGGGAAACTATTGCAATCGACTTCAACGGGCCTTATCTGAAACTGGGAGGCATATTAATCCTGGTAGTGATCGACCTCAGATCCAGGTATGCGATTGCACGCCCCGTGAAGTCAACGAAATTCGAGCACACCAAAGCAGTGCTGGACTCGATCTTTGAAAGAGAAGGTTTCCCAAGAGCAATAAAGTCCGACAATGGTCCGCCATTTAACGGCGAGGACTATGCAAAATATTGCGCCGAACGAGgtattaaaacaatattttcaacaccCTTCTATCCTCAACAGAACGGCTTGGTAGAAGGTTTTATGAAAGTTATAAATAAAGCCATGTCTGCCGCATTATCAACAGAAGCGAACTACCAAAAGGAGTTGCAAGCAGCAGTACAAGCATACAATGCGGCAGATCACAGCATTACCAAAATGCCTCCAGAGGAAGTGCTATCAGGTCGAAAAATTAAGCGAGGCTTGCCGCTTCTGAATTATGGTAGGACTGGTCATGATGAACAGCTGTTGGACAAAAGGGATCGTGATGCAAAAATAGTATCCAAAGGGCGAGAGGATGTTCGGCGTGGAGCTAGAGCCAGCCAAGTCAAGCCAGGGGATACGGTGATCGTCGAACGCCATTCACGTGCTAAAGGTGAGAGTAGGTTCAGTTCGAAACGCTACACAGTGATAGAGGAACATAACGGTAGCTTGGTTTTATGCGATGCAGATGGCCAGCAGCTCAAGCGACATGTTTCACAAACTAAAACGGTCCGAGAGTGGCGTGGAACGACATCGTCGGACGGGCGTGGAACTACATCTTCAAGAGAGCGTGGAATTACATCGTCGGAGGTCACAAGTAATGATCAAGATCTAGAACTCTCCGGTGATAACCGTCGCAAAAGACCACAAAGAGAAAAACGTCCTCCAAACTACCTGTCCGATTTTGCACTAACGATTGAAAAAACTTTGAGCAGtgaatga